In Triplophysa rosa linkage group LG18, Trosa_1v2, whole genome shotgun sequence, a genomic segment contains:
- the wfikkn2b gene encoding WAP, Kazal, immunoglobulin, Kunitz and NTR domain-containing protein 2 codes for MWWMLFPRWIWFVAAHFLFLFLDSQCVKGMALQRVAYSHAGICPNDMNPNLWVDAMSTCTRECESDQECEPFEKCCANVCGNRSCVAARYIDVAGKKGPMGMPKEATCDKFMCTQQGSECDIWDGQPVCKCRDRCEREPHFTCASDGMTYYNKCYMDAEACSKGISLSVVTCRFHLTWPNTSPLPAGTTALPTTALQHTTPLDVHAPLMLGSPTQQSVFVGETASFLCEVAGRPKPEITWEKQVEGQSNVVIKPNHVHGNVVVTNIGQLVIYNAQPQDAGIYTCTATNTGGSVQAHFPLSVVQRDPVLKEELNNSTSFPVEECFKAPDSDDCGEETLSWFYDPQRNNCNTFTYSNCNKNRNHFDTYEGCMSSCRKELAAPCNLPSYQGPCKAYEPRWAYSGFQQQCQPFIYGGCKGNENNFKTKEACEDACPFPKTHQCKPCKSRHKMVTSFCKSDFVILGRMTELTEDQDSGLALITMEEILKDEKMGLKFFGKEPLEVTLQNMDWTCPCPNVTTADGQIIIMGEVHNGMAVLQPDSFITISSPRRVRKLREVINKNTCDILKEFVQ; via the exons ATGTGGTGGATGCTCTTTCCTCGTTGGATCTGGTTCGTGGCGGCACActttttgtttctatttttggaCAGTCAATGCGTAAAAGGCATGGCTTTGCAAAGAGTTGCGTATTCCCACGCAGGGATTTGTCCAAACGACATGAACCCAAATTTGTGGGTTGACGCAATGAGCACCTGCACGCGAGAATGTGAATCTGACCAG GAGTGTGAACCGTTTGAAAAATGCTGTGCCAATGTTTGTGGTAATCGAAGCTGTGTGGCAGCGCGCTACATAGATGTTGCGGGAAAGAAAGGGCCAATGGGTATGCCAAAGGAAGCAACTTGTGACAAATTCATGTGCACCCAGCAGGGCTCTGAGTGTGACATCTGGGACGGACAGCCCGTGTGCAAGTGCCGTGACCGCTGTGAGAGAGAACCCCACTTCACGTGTGCCTCAGATGGCATGACCTATTACAACAAGTGCTACATGGATGCTGAAGCCTGCTCCAAGGGCATCTCCTTATCTGTTGTAACATGCAGGTTCCATCTCACCTGGCCCAACACAAGCCCCCTGCCTGCCGGCACCACCGCCTTACCCACGACGGCCCTGCAGCACACCACGCCGTTAGATGTGCATGCTCCTCTAATGTTGGGAAGCCCGACACAACAGTCTGTGTTTGTCGGTGAGACAGCCAGCTTCCTTTGTGAAGTTGCTGGTCGTCCGAAGCCTGAGATAACCTGGGAGAAGCAGGTGGAGGGGCAAAGCAATGTGGTCATTAAACCCAACCACGTACATGGAAACGTGGTCGTCACCAATATCGGCCAGCTGGTTATTTACAACGCCCAACCGCAAGATGCGGGTATTTACACCTGCACGGCCACAAACACAGGCGGCTCGGTCCAAGCTCACTTTCCACTCTCTGTAGTCCAGAGAGATCCGGTTTTAAAAGAAGAGCTGAATAACTCAACAAGTTTCCCGGTTGAGGAGTGCTTCAAGGCGCCTGATAGTGACGACTGCGGAGAAGAGACGCTGAGTTGGTTTTACGACCCCCAGAGGAACAACTGCAACACCTTCACGTACAGTAACTGCAACAAAAACCGGAATCACTTTGACACGTATGAGGGATGCATGTCATCATGCCGCAAAGAACTTGCGGCCCCGTGTAACCTTCCCAGCTATCAGGGGCCTTGCAAAGCATATGAACCGCGATGGGCCTACAGCGGCTTCCAGCAGCAGTGCCAACCTTTCATTTACGGTGGTTGTAAAGGCAACGAGAACAACTTCAAGACCAAAGAAGCATGCGAGGACGCCTGTCCATTTCCAAAGACCCACCAGTGCAAGCCGTGCAAGTCACGGCACAAGATGGTGACCAGCTTCTGTAAAAGCGATTTTGTCATTCTGGGACGCATGACGGAGCTGACGGAGGACCAGGACTCTGGTCTCGCTTTGATCACCATGGAGGAGATCCTGAAGGATGAGAAAATGGGGTTGAAGTTCTTTGGGAAGGAGCCATTGGAAGTGACATTGCAAAATATGGACTGGACCTGCCCGTGTCCTAACGTCACCACTGCAGATGGTCAGATCATCATCATGGGTGAAGTGCATAATGGCATGGCCGTCCTGCAGCCCGACAGCTTCATCACCATCTCCAGCCCCAGACGTGTCCGCAAGCTCCGTGAGGTcatcaataaaaatacatgtgaCATTTTGAAAGAGTTCGTTCAATAG